In Paroedura picta isolate Pp20150507F chromosome 15, Ppicta_v3.0, whole genome shotgun sequence, the genomic window AGCACAGGaacatcccctccctcctttgcctATTTAGCAAAATAGTGCAAACCCACACCTGGGAACCGAGCCTCAATTTATCCTGCAACAAATTTGGCTGTTGTCAACAGTACAGACATTGATGATACCCACTTATAAAGCTAATTGCTTAATTGCTCCACAGGGGAAACAGGATCGGGGAAGACGACTCAGATCCCCCAGTACCTTTATGAAGGGGGGATTGGACGCCAGGGCATCATTGCTGTCACTCAGCCCCGCCGTGTAGCTGCAATCTCCTTGGCTACTCGAGTCTCAGATGAGAAGAAAACAGAACTGGGGAAACTGGTATGTTGTTTCTCTTTGGGATGAATAAGACATCATTTGTCCCATTCTTTGCATTTCAGTGGTAGGATAAATATTTTACATGGGAAAGATCCCATCAAAGATCTTGGGTAAGAGGTGTTGGGAAAGATAGTCCTGTATACACAAGCTGCACGAGGGTAGACAGATACTGAGCTAGTTGGGCCAGCCGTCTAGCTTGATGTAAGCACTTTCATATTCCATCTTTCAAATGTGCATTCTCTTCtcacctttcctttgtcagctttggccctggttgtgAGTGCATTAACACAAACCAGATTCTGTTATAAACGTGATTCCCAAACCCACATCAAATCATCGTTTCAGATTCACTTTTATGAGGGAACTGTTAGCAGTTTGCATTTATCACAGTTTTCAGTGGACAGAAGGTGCGGTGGGTGCCAGCTAGAAAAGGGAGGTGGTAAATTGTTCCAGAAGTGGACCTGGGGGCCCAAAACTCACACGAATAATATTTAAGCATGTGCAAAGCAATTCACATGCATTGCTTTATTGTAAGGGAGTACTAAGAGTCTCTCTCTGTTAatactattactactattactgCAGTATTTAAAGGTTACTATTATACGTATATTGCAGATGAGGCACTGAGGATGTAAGAAAATGGCTTTCCCAAGATTTCCTGATTTGAGCTAAGCTGCATAATCGCAATACTGCACCAATTCTCACACTCACTCTCTTGACTTCTATGCCGAGCTGGTTCATTGTGGTCAAAATTCGGCAGGTCATTTACTGAGTGGCCCCTTGCCAATGAGATTCCCTCCTTGCTAATGGCTGCTCTCCTCAGGTCGGCTACACAGTTCGCTTTGAGGATCTCACTTCCGATGAGACAAAAATCAAGTTCCTGACGGACGGGATGCTGCTCCGGGAAGCCATCGGCGACCCTCTCCTGCACAAGTACAGTGTTGTCATTTTGGACGAAGCACACGAGAGGACAATCCACACAGACGTGCTCTTTGGCGTGGTGAAAATGGCACAGAAGAAACGGAAGGACTTGGGGAAATCGCCACTGAAAGTAAATCTTGCAGCAGGGCTGGGGATGAAAAATGGCACCTGATTTTTTGTGATGTCTATTTTGTGTGTTACTTCTAGAAAGTATCTATTTTGTGTCTATTTTTGTGTGATACTTCTAAAAAGATGCAGAGGGCTAGACTGTCAGCTCTGAAcataacagcaaatcatgatCCACTCCCACATAAATTAATGTAGGGAATTGTCTCCCTCTTTTGACCGTTGATCATCCAGAACTGAGCCTTCTCTGTGATGGCACCATGTTTGTAGAATAGCCTTTGCAAACAGATTCTCCCAGTCTCTACATTCATATGTTAGGCAGAGATATTTTTCATTCCTCTTGCTTCTAGTTAAAACTATGTTAGTTATTTGGTAACCCATAATTTGGGCcactctgattttctttttttatcttCTGAGGTTGGTTTTGTTGTGCTGATTTGTAGCCAGTTTGATTTATTCTCTTGTTGTCAGAGTTTGTTCGTTCTGCAGTTTAGTTTAATGGGTGGAGAAAAATGATTAAACCATTGCTGGAAAAggatatatatagagagaagagATATAATCAATAATCAAATATGTGGTTTTCATTTTCATGCCAAAAACCAAGTTTGCTGTTGCATCTTTTCTTGAAAACTAAGATTTCAAGCTGGGACTAAACTTTGGCCTACAATTGATTGGCTGTGAAGCCCTCAAATATCTTAATTTGTCTGAGTGCAAGCAAATGGAAAAGAAAGCACATAAATCCATGGATTCCAACTGGTATACCCAGTGAGTGGCAGTCCTCAGCTGGTTGTtttctgtagaacaggggtagtcaacctgtggtcctccagatgtccatgaactacaattcccatgagcccctgccagcgttttctggcaggggctcatgggaattgtagttcatggacatctggaggaccacaggttgactacccctgctgtagaatgcCCTTCCTCTTGGACCTCGGGGAAGGTCTCAGCTGGAGACCTTGGAGATTAGGTGAGATCGACCTTGTTCGATCAAAGGGCACTCAGTATAACGCAACTTCATGTATCTTGTACTCTGTTCAAGCACTTTAATAAAGGGCCTTTTTTTGACAGGTGATTGTTATGTCGGCTACCATGGACGTCGACCAGTTCTCCCAGTATTTCAATGGAGCCCCTGTCTTGTACCTGGAAGGCCGGCAGCATTCTATCCAGATCTTCTATGCCAAGCAACCTCAGAGTGATTACCTCCAGGCTGCCTTAGTGACAATCTTCCAGATCCATCAGGTACCACACTCACTTTGTTATAGTGCTGGGTATATTTACAACTAGGTCTGTATTTCAAAACCGTTGAGTCTCACTGACTGGGAtgtaaagaagaaaagctgtttttttttttttttgtactccgctttttactaccggaaggagttGGATTGATTAATACTCTGTGCCCATTTTGATCAGGAAGaagatttaatttgttttaattcaaTGTAAGTATTTGCCAAAATTGCCGCTGGCCAACGTCGTCTCAGAAGAGGTGCCCTCTCCCGTCTGTGAGAGAAGGAAGAATGTCTCTTCTCAAAACGATGCTTGCCGTGAGGCACACATGCACAGTCTCAAAATGGAGTGGCATTTCCTCCCCATAgaactattgtttttttttttcttcatgtcAGTTTATGTGGATTTATACAGGAATCCAGTGCAGAGTGACTCCAGTGGAAACCCATTGAAATCCGTGGGCTTCCAGGCTGGAGTGATTTCATAGAGCTGCACTGCTGATCAATGAATCCATTATTCATAACCATCCAATATTTCTGCAACCGGATGGTGGATTGTTCATATTCTAGATTAATACCTGTCCTTTCATCTCTTCTTCCAAGGAAGCACCATCTTCCCAGGACATCTTGGTCTTTCTGACGGGTCAGGAGGAGATTGAAGCCATGGCCAAAACCTGCCATGACATCGCAAAGCACCTTCCTGATGGCTGTGCACCAATGGTGGTCATGCCCCTCTACGCTTCCCTGCCCTATTCACAACAGCTCCGGGTTTTCCAGGCTGCCCCCAAGGTAAGATGCCCTATTGCTTCTCCACCATTTAACTTGCTGAACAGAGGGGACCAGGTTTTTTAGTCTAAGAGACATAACGGGGTACAGAGACCACTTGGTGGATGAGAAGAGAGTCCAGTTCCTTCACTCTTCCTCTTTATATATGTCCCATCCTTCACTGATCAGGCTATCCTGAACATAAAATATCGGTTAAAAGTAAGGAGGGATCATTAAgataatgccaaatgaaacaaagaagTTTTCACCCACTAGTGGAAAACAGCAACAGAAGGCGATATTCTTGGAGAGAATTCCAGAGCTTTGTGCTGGATTCTGCCTTTTGAATTTGAGCACTTTCCAGAGAAGTCCTACCCAGCAATCAGGCATTTTAGATTAAGCTTCttcattccctcccctctccctctttctataCTCTCAGGGTTACCGCAAAGTGATTCTCTCAACTAACATTGCTGAGACCTCCATCACCATCGCAGGAATAAAATACGTTGTGGACACAGGCATGGTTAAGGCAAAGAAGTACACTCCTGGTATGTACAAAACCCTGCGAGAGAGTCAGGTGGGGGCAGCTGCCTTGAGCATTGTTTAAAGGCAAAGAGGAGAAAGAGCCCAGCAGGCCTGACCCATAGGGTCTGCCAAAACAGCACAAACActgtagagcagggttagtcaatctgtggtcctccagatgtccatggactacagttcccatgagcccctgccagtgtttgctggcaggggctcacgggaattgaagtccatggacatctggaggatcacaggttgactacctctgctgtagagaGAAAATGTCTTTGCTAATTGGAGGGGAAAATGGTATTGATGCCTACAAATCATTGAAGTTCTCATCATATCTATGAGACCTCTTCCTCCCTTAGGTCCCCCAGAGAGTGTTGAGATCTAGCaagcaaaacttgctcaggatccccgaCCTGTAACAATCCTCAGTGAAAGAACACCATTTCCCtgttccttttgttgttgttactttgttctttttgtttttttcttttattccatTCTCTGCCAGAACGATGTCCAGATATAACGGTCGTTTTCATTTgcactttcatcagtggcaaagaactaagccaagtttttttttttttgatacctGTATTGTGTCATTTATTTCACTCAGCTCTTTGCCATTGATGAAAGTCTGGATGTCGTTGTGGCAGAGAACGgaataaaagggggggaaaacacacacacacccctccaaaggAACAGTGAAATAATGTTCTTTTACTGAGGATGGTTACTTTGCCTTTGTTCAGGTATTTGGTGTTAATTGCAAGAACATAGATGTAGCAATTTAATTCTCAGTCCATCGGATGTTCCCAGAATGGCACTTTCGGGTTAGACCCAGAGAGATCATACCAGCTCTGTAGTGGATGTAGATGTGTGTTCTCCATTAGGAAGTATCTTCCCAAACAGAAAACTTTGTCAATGTTATGGTGAAGGTGGTTGATCTCTGCTCTTTTGTAGAAAGCGGGCTCGAAGTGCTGGCAGTCCAGAGGGTTTCAAAGGCGCAGGCTTGGCAGCGGGCAGGCCGAGCTGGGAGAGAGGACAGCGGGCTTTGCTACCGCCTGTACACGGAAGATGAGTTTGAGAAGTTTGACAAAATGACGGTGCCCGAAATACAGAGGTGAGGCTTGAATTCCTTTTTGAGCCCTGCCTTTGTTTCCCACACTGTGATAAAACGGGTTTTGTCCTGTCCGGGGCCCTGGGTGCCCCAGTGGTGTGCTTTAATcaagaacttagaatcatagaaccatagagttggaaggggccagacaggccatctagtccaaccatctagtctagctcaatgcaggatcagccctaagcatcctaaagcaacttgaAGCAAGATATTCTCAGGAATCTTCTCCACAAAGTCTGAAGCCTTTGAATGGCTGGCTCCACCCTCTCTCAGCCCagtgtacctcacagggttgcagtGAAGATAAAGGTCCATTGAAACCACTGTGTTccccttggaggaaaagcagggtgtaataGCTGGATGAGAATTTAGCTAAATATTTCATAAGCAACATGGAATGAGCATCAGCATCCCTCACACCCTGCCCCAATCACCCCCAGAGCTAGTTCCCGTCTTGTCCTCCACAATATTTAACAGCAGCAAATACTCCTGAAGGGCTTTTCATCTGTTTTGAGCATAAGGGCCTCCTGGAAGAGTTCTGTAATTCAGGTTAATAACAGAACAATCTCTTTTGCAGCTTCCTGATGGATTTGCCTTACACAGTGTCTGTTCTTGCTACAGGGATATCGCCAGCCAGCCAGGACTATGTGCCAAAATAAGATTTGGTTCCTTAAGCAACACAGTAgaatttctctctctgtctctacaGGTGTAACTTGGCCAGCGTGATGCTCCACCTTCTGGCCCTGAGGATTCCAAATGTCCTCACCTTTGACTTTATGTCCAAACCATCTCCAGGTAAGGAAACTGCAGCCGCATGGGGGCAGAAACCAAAGATACAAATGGGGGTAAGTGTACTGTTGCTGTGcaagaggaggaaaaaacacTGTGTAATGATGAAATTTCTTTATAAGAATTTAGATAATACAGAAAAAGGGTATCCAATACTTTAAGAGAACAAACCCAGCATTGCAATTTTACAGAAGTGTTGTATAACTGTAGGGACGCTACTGGAAATCCAAAAGAGAAAACAGTAAAGCCTGCGTTTCACTTTCAGCTGCTTTCTCAGCGGACTCCAGCCAAAAGCTTTTTTGCTGAACAAGTGCTAAGAGGCCGCTAGATAACATTCATGTCCTAATAGTCATCTTCATGGTTTTATTACAGAGTTGCATCTCCTGAAACATGtaaataaaggactgtgaagtgATATTCCTACAGTAATACACCATTTGTGTAAAATTGTAATGCTATGCTTGTtctcttaaagcagcctttctcaactttcttattgtagagaaacccctgaaacgttcctcaggctttgaggaatcccagaagcggcacaatcatgcagaatgtggttgggaatcatagctgtgtccatgctcaCCCGGGGCCcatcctcttccctcctcctccaggcccatcattggccattttgggaagggtgggtgggtcaacatgactatatatggtcatatcagccaataaatgcataacaattttttaaaaatacattaagaattaattaactcccacccattcaggaaatccttccaggaccatcaagaaaccccagggcgttgagaaagcctgtctttgAAGTATTGGATTCACTTTTACTATATTGCATAAGTCCTTATCAAGTTGTCATTCCACAGTGGCTTTTTCTCTTCTGCACAGCATGGGGGCAGAAAACAGGTCTCATTGCCACTAGAAATCCCAGCCCAGATAAGGGGCATCACTTGGGAGAAACTCCCAACCGTGTTAAGGTTTCTGCAGTGTTCCTCGAGCTGCTTTAAATGCATACCAGGAGGGATGTAATAATACTGATTTTAAAAGCACTGATGCTCTTTAGTGCCTGGCAAAGCAGTTTTTAGCTGTGGCCTGGACCTCTTGGGACACCCGTTGCTTGCCCCTTCTCGGAAGTGATATCCGCTGGATCCTCACCGCTGCGTCATTTTGCCTTGCCAGAAGCTGTTCAGGCAGCTATCGAGcagctggccctgctgggggcggTGGACCGAAAAGACGACCAGCTCATCCTGACCACACTGGGAAGAAAGATGGCGGCATTTCCTCTGGACCCCAAGTTTTCCAAAGTAAGCCCCCGGGAACAGTGGGGCTTGGGGCATCTGGGTACCAAGCTCTGCCCCATCTCAGAGGGGGTGCTATGCTTGGCCAGACTGATCAGGCAACCAAAAGGCTTGGTGTGGCCTTGCTCCCTTCTCCTGCTCTGCACGATCCTATAAATGGGCTTGTAACAGTTCTTTTCAGCATAATCCCCCCCAAGGGAACCATGTTGTTCTGCAGTTCCAAGAATAGCTCTGCAAAGAGACAGCAACTTCAGCCTCTGACATGGCTGTAAACTGTGAGCAGAGCTGCTAGGCTAGGGACAAAGTCCCCCAAGAGAGGGGCTCCTAGAAGAGAATGCAAGGGAGTGTTCAGTGCCTTGCTGAAAATATTTACCTGTATCCAGGTACTTAACAGTGATATTAATTGCAAGCTTTAACAAAGAATTTGGGTTTTTCCCCATCTTGGCACTAGTGTTGGAGGAGGTGTCATTTTCCCCTTGCAGAGAGAATCCTGGTTAATAAAGATATTCTCAGGCCTGTGCATTGTTGTGATGGGCACCCATCAAAATGGACACTAGCCCCTTGAAaaaaggtgccagcctccaggtggcaccagggGAATCCCCTGGACTTGCAGCTCAACTccggactatagagatcaatttcccAGAAGAAAATAGCCACattggagggttgactctataGCATTGAGGTCCCTattctccccagactccacccccaaaactccaggagttccccctcccccacctggatctggcagcccttccctccatcccccacAGACagccaagggggacctggcagtCCTCATCAAGCCAGTGCCAAACAAATAATGTGACAAGTTGTGTTTTTCTTGcatggaatgagaagggccttaTCCATTGTAGCCAGTTGTTCCAAGGGGACCTGGCAAAGAGGTGGCAAAGCCAGGAACAAGGAATACACCACCTGGGCACTAGTGTGGACCCCAGCTTAGTGAGATTTCGGTTCcactccttgggccagtcactttctttctctgtccttacctactttacagggctgttgtgagggggaaagggagacagGGAGCCAAACATGCAAGCAGCCTTAAATTGTTTTGTCCAACAGTTAGCACTATGTAGTATGACTCAAGTTTATTTCTTTCTACAATGGGATATTCTACTGCAAATCTGTTCTTCACAGGACTCAATACTCCTCTGTACAATTTCCCCTGAATGCAGAGTACTCACCTGTCAGGAAGAAAGGTTCTAGCTTGGTCATCTCCCAGTTTCCCTGACACGCTAGTTTTCTAAGCCAGAGAGAGGATGTTTCTAGAAAACTAGCTTGTCAGGGAAAACACTAGTTTTCTAGGTGCTAGGTTTCTAGGTGCAGGTGGCTTGCACATTTTATCCACATTTTATTGATTGCAGATCATGCTATCTCACTTGTTGGTGTAGCAGATGGAAGTTTGCCACTCTGGTGCTGTGCCCTTCCTGTAATTGATTTTTGAGTTGATCCTGTTCTCCCTTTGTTGGCTGACTGGCAGAATATGATAATCAAAGCAGCCCcttttcattctctgtcgtcttctAAATCTCTGCTCCCCAGACCATTCTGATGTCCCCCAGATTCCACTGCTCAGAGGAGATCCTGACCATCGTCTCGTTGCTGTCCGTGGATAGCGTCCTCCACAATCCCCTGTCCAGGAGGGACGAAGTCCAGGCCGTCCGGAAAAAGTTCATCTCCAGTGAAGGGGACCACATCACTTTACTCAACATCTACCGAGCCTTCAAAAATATCAGTGGCAATCGGGTAGGGGTTCACGGCGTTTTGCAAACAGCCAGGGTAGAAAACATATCTAAACATTTTGAACAAGCGAGGGGCAAGTGAGCTTTCTCTGCGTAATTCTAATTTACTTGTGGAAAATCACAAAGTGTCAGAAGTCCAAGTATAGTCCGTATGCCACTAAAAATCCGACTGACGGCAAGGGAAGAAAATTAACCTACTtttgcagggttcttgtgagaatcagagggggaagggagaatcaCGTGTGCCTTCCTTGGCTCATTGGAGGAAAGGCAAGACAAAATGTACTTGACGGGGAAACAGATAAATGTTAAAATCCTTGATTTTCTTATCTCTACTAGATGctgtgttttctttctctctcctccccaggaaTGGTGCAAAGAGAACTTTGTAAACAGCAGGAACAT contains:
- the DHX33 gene encoding ATP-dependent RNA helicase DHX33; translated protein: MPQRGGELPPSKRPKLASAAAPFSSGLRKAMLLAPPAAKRQPLPAAGIESQRRSLPIFQARGALLSQLRGLDCAVLIGETGSGKTTQIPQYLYEGGIGRQGIIAVTQPRRVAAISLATRVSDEKKTELGKLVGYTVRFEDLTSDETKIKFLTDGMLLREAIGDPLLHKYSVVILDEAHERTIHTDVLFGVVKMAQKKRKDLGKSPLKVIVMSATMDVDQFSQYFNGAPVLYLEGRQHSIQIFYAKQPQSDYLQAALVTIFQIHQEAPSSQDILVFLTGQEEIEAMAKTCHDIAKHLPDGCAPMVVMPLYASLPYSQQLRVFQAAPKGYRKVILSTNIAETSITIAGIKYVVDTGMVKAKKYTPESGLEVLAVQRVSKAQAWQRAGRAGREDSGLCYRLYTEDEFEKFDKMTVPEIQRCNLASVMLHLLALRIPNVLTFDFMSKPSPEAVQAAIEQLALLGAVDRKDDQLILTTLGRKMAAFPLDPKFSKTILMSPRFHCSEEILTIVSLLSVDSVLHNPLSRRDEVQAVRKKFISSEGDHITLLNIYRAFKNISGNREWCKENFVNSRNMMLVSDIRAQLRDICLKLSIPLESSRSDTGNIRRCLAYSLFMYTAELQLDGTYTTTDTHQPVAIHPSSVLFHCKPACVTYNELLHTNKCYMRDLCVVDADWLYDAAPEYFRRKLRAAKN